The following are encoded together in the Holophagales bacterium genome:
- the brxL gene encoding protease Lon-related BREX system protein BrxL — translation MTNELAGVAVPARDALDDKANRHFSGKVVRKDLVRKVKVGTNVPVFVLEFLLGKYCASSDEAAIQMGLQVVNDTLANNYIRPDEGQKAQSRVKENGRHSFIDKVKVRLVDSDYWGEGVNFGNKFLHVPNHYVKEYERLLMGGIWAQVDMRFEYDEEGKGKNPFWIERLTPIQIATFDLDEYRRLRREFTTDEWIDLVLRSMGYEPAEMTRRLKLLFLLRLVPLCEHNFNLVELGPRGTGKSYVVQEISPYAALLTGSPTVATLFGYVTGKQKGLVQLWDVVAFDEVAELKNMPKELIPMLQTYCESGQFQRGSEATSGEASLALFGNTNRPVDVLVQSSHLFEPLPENVRTMAFLDRLHAYVPGWEIPKMRPDLFSSHYGFVVDYLAEALRELRKLNFTEMVERDFAFGSHLVQRDRKAVQKTFSGLMKLIHPHGEATREEMAELVELALEMRRRVKEQLKKLGSFEYHQTSFSYIDRETGLERFVGVPEQGGRNLIPTDPPGPGTVYTAGVSDQSIVGLYRVEVSVASGTGKLKTAGGLSGEMKESAQRAFAYLNSKKTELGVGRDVDTSDFHVQVIDLIGNRVEAEIGVAVFVAFCSALRQTSVAPALLVLGDMSVQGNIKAARSLAEPLRVGMDNGARRALVPIENKRSFLEVAADVVEHVDPVFYGDPKTAAMKVLGMA, via the coding sequence ATGACGAACGAACTGGCCGGCGTGGCCGTCCCCGCCCGGGACGCCCTCGACGACAAGGCGAACAGGCACTTCAGCGGGAAGGTCGTCCGGAAGGACCTCGTGCGGAAGGTGAAGGTCGGGACGAACGTCCCGGTCTTCGTCCTCGAGTTCCTGCTCGGCAAGTACTGCGCCTCGTCGGACGAGGCGGCGATCCAGATGGGCCTCCAGGTCGTCAACGACACGCTCGCGAACAACTACATCCGGCCCGACGAGGGGCAGAAGGCCCAGAGCCGGGTCAAGGAGAACGGCCGGCACTCGTTCATCGACAAGGTGAAGGTCCGCCTCGTCGACTCGGACTACTGGGGCGAAGGGGTGAACTTCGGGAACAAGTTCCTCCACGTGCCGAACCACTACGTCAAGGAATACGAGCGGCTCCTGATGGGGGGCATCTGGGCCCAGGTCGACATGCGGTTCGAGTACGACGAGGAAGGGAAGGGGAAGAACCCGTTCTGGATCGAGCGGCTGACGCCGATCCAGATCGCGACGTTCGACCTCGACGAGTACCGGCGCCTCCGGCGGGAGTTCACGACGGACGAGTGGATCGACCTCGTCCTCCGGAGCATGGGGTACGAGCCGGCCGAGATGACGCGCCGGCTGAAGCTCCTCTTCCTCCTCCGCCTCGTCCCGCTCTGCGAGCACAACTTCAACCTCGTGGAGCTGGGGCCGCGCGGCACCGGCAAGAGCTACGTCGTCCAGGAGATCTCCCCCTACGCGGCGCTCCTGACCGGCTCGCCCACCGTCGCGACGCTCTTCGGCTACGTCACCGGCAAGCAGAAGGGGCTCGTGCAGCTCTGGGACGTCGTCGCCTTCGACGAGGTGGCCGAGCTGAAGAACATGCCGAAGGAGCTGATCCCGATGCTCCAGACCTACTGCGAGTCGGGGCAGTTCCAGCGCGGGTCGGAGGCGACGAGCGGGGAAGCGAGCCTCGCCCTCTTCGGGAACACGAACCGGCCGGTGGACGTCCTCGTCCAGTCGAGCCACCTCTTCGAGCCGCTCCCGGAGAACGTCCGGACGATGGCCTTCCTCGACCGGCTGCACGCGTACGTGCCGGGGTGGGAGATCCCGAAGATGCGGCCGGACCTCTTCAGCAGCCACTACGGGTTCGTGGTCGACTACCTGGCCGAGGCCCTGCGCGAGCTCCGGAAGCTGAACTTCACGGAGATGGTCGAGCGCGACTTCGCCTTCGGGAGCCACCTCGTCCAGCGCGACCGCAAGGCCGTCCAGAAGACCTTCTCGGGCCTGATGAAGCTGATCCACCCCCACGGCGAGGCGACCCGGGAGGAGATGGCCGAGCTCGTCGAGCTGGCCCTCGAGATGCGGCGGCGGGTGAAGGAGCAGCTGAAGAAGCTCGGCTCCTTCGAGTACCACCAGACGTCGTTCAGCTACATCGACCGCGAGACCGGCCTCGAGAGGTTCGTCGGCGTGCCCGAGCAGGGCGGCCGGAACCTGATCCCCACCGACCCGCCCGGCCCCGGGACGGTCTACACCGCCGGAGTCTCGGACCAGAGCATCGTCGGCCTCTACCGGGTGGAGGTCTCCGTGGCCTCCGGAACCGGCAAGCTGAAGACCGCCGGCGGCCTCTCGGGCGAGATGAAAGAGTCGGCACAGCGGGCCTTCGCCTACCTCAACTCGAAGAAGACCGAGCTCGGCGTCGGCCGCGACGTCGACACCTCCGACTTCCACGTCCAGGTCATCGACCTCATCGGGAACCGGGTCGAGGCGGAGATCGGCGTCGCCGTCTTCGTCGCCTTCTGCTCGGCGCTCCGCCAGACCTCGGTCGCCCCGGCCCTCCTCGTCCTCGGCGACATGAGCGTCCAGGGGAACATCAAGGCTGCCCGCTCGCTCGCCGAGCCGCTCCGGGTGGGCATGGATAACGGAGCGCGGCGGGCGCTCGTTCCCATCGAGAACAAGCGGAGCTTCCTCGAGGTCGCGGCGGATGTCGTGGAGCACGTCGACCCGGTGTTCTACGGGGATCCGAAGACGGCGGCTATGAAGGTCCTGGGGATGGCGTAG
- a CDS encoding BrxE family protein yields the protein MHAGMERLLKLRLAVARFGEMDGARWWNTNGQLGKLGAMALRRGFPRTHRFAQARAVFAVAGHRCREVFEPPQCVTLWDLPASIEEEFEGMWERWLEQAEEWKPFFEALEKPAGADLGAVLRGLGLVTDPDLEALGRLRRGADGRAVQLPGVFTGADADFTLLALGFARGEPGALAVPYMRKADA from the coding sequence ATGCACGCTGGGATGGAACGACTTCTGAAGCTCCGACTCGCCGTCGCCCGCTTCGGCGAGATGGACGGAGCCCGCTGGTGGAACACGAACGGGCAGCTCGGAAAGCTCGGGGCGATGGCGCTCCGGCGCGGCTTTCCGCGGACGCACCGCTTCGCTCAGGCCCGGGCGGTCTTCGCCGTCGCCGGGCACCGCTGCCGGGAAGTCTTCGAGCCGCCCCAGTGCGTCACCCTCTGGGACCTCCCGGCCTCCATCGAGGAGGAGTTCGAGGGGATGTGGGAGCGCTGGCTCGAGCAGGCGGAGGAGTGGAAGCCGTTCTTCGAGGCCCTCGAGAAACCGGCAGGCGCTGACCTCGGCGCCGTCCTTCGCGGCCTCGGCCTCGTGACCGACCCGGACCTCGAGGCGCTCGGGCGCCTCCGCCGGGGCGCCGACGGAAGGGCCGTCCAGCTCCCCGGCGTCTTCACGGGCGCGGACGCCGACTTCACCCTCCTCGCCCTCGGATTCGCCCGGGGGGAACCGGGAGCCCTCGCCGTCCCCTACATGAGAAAGGCGGACGCTTGA
- a CDS encoding DUF1819 family protein — protein MIEESYAALAAWDFDRTKRQNLDHVREVNLVGAKSQTWLRDVGKVLNRRFDPAGRDRPLALLAKAGWGLDEWKPALLWHMTRDEFLFRDFLVGWLYPNWAAGAHRLRPEELHDFLREVGGRGGVTEHAWGEATLERVAVGLLRMAADFGLLKGTAVREFASYHLPERSFLYLLHAFRDAEPNPRRLIESPEWKMFLMEPADVERELLRLHQFQKLHYDVAGSLSHLTLPCDNALDYAGRMAA, from the coding sequence ATGATCGAGGAGAGCTACGCGGCCCTCGCCGCCTGGGACTTCGACCGGACCAAGCGCCAGAACCTCGACCACGTCCGGGAGGTCAACCTCGTCGGCGCGAAGAGCCAGACCTGGCTCCGGGACGTCGGGAAGGTCCTCAACCGCCGCTTCGACCCTGCCGGCCGTGACCGGCCTCTCGCCCTCCTCGCGAAGGCGGGCTGGGGCCTCGACGAGTGGAAGCCGGCCCTCCTCTGGCACATGACCCGCGACGAGTTCCTCTTCCGGGACTTCCTCGTCGGCTGGCTCTACCCGAACTGGGCCGCGGGAGCCCATCGGCTCCGTCCCGAGGAGCTCCACGACTTCCTCCGGGAGGTCGGCGGGCGGGGCGGCGTCACGGAGCATGCCTGGGGAGAGGCCACTCTGGAGCGGGTCGCCGTTGGCCTCCTGCGCATGGCCGCCGACTTCGGCCTCCTGAAGGGCACGGCCGTCCGGGAATTCGCCTCGTACCACCTTCCGGAGCGGAGCTTCCTCTACCTCCTTCACGCGTTTCGCGACGCCGAGCCGAACCCCCGCCGCCTCATCGAGTCGCCGGAGTGGAAGATGTTCCTCATGGAGCCCGCCGACGTGGAGCGGGAGCTCCTCCGGCTGCACCAGTTCCAGAAGCTGCACTACGACGTCGCCGGGAGCCTCTCCCACCTCACGCTTCCCTGCGATAACGCCCTCGACTACGCCGGGAGGATGGCCGCATGA
- a CDS encoding SAM-dependent methyltransferase has product MDKETRSAIERATQKARRILETDFAEQLEGTFEVLLSGVVAPRGGAHLSPRQHAVRERIVASVEHRRAAGEKPAEAIASYLRDAAFTALNRFAALEMIEARGLAQECVRKGEQSSGYREFIGLAPGVALLPGGDGYRLYLECLFDELSTEVKVLFDRRDPASALWPRRAAFEELLGVLNAPELAAVWGEDETIGWVYQYFNSGDERRAMRDASQAPRNSRELAVRNQFFTPRYVVRFLTENTLARIWIEMMGDGDGASRIADRCEFLVRDAESRGPRAKKDPRDLKLLDPACGSGHFLLYSFDLFLAIYEEAWADPTAAASATTGRTLRADYPDLAALRRAAPALILEQNLHGVDIDPRCAQIAALALWLRAQRAWKDAGLPASQRPRITKTNIVVAEPMPGDARLVEEFAATLNPPLLGTLFRKMVAEMRLAGELGTLLKVETLLADEIRKTNVEYNRQKKTTGYLPGFEPPPTQGELDFSQIDDETFFDRAEELLLAALRRFTESAAGAVGVRRRLFAGDAAQGIALIELVRTKFDVVLMNPPFGACGMGAKKEFEKAYPRTKNDLYAAFVERGVELLHKRGMLGAITSRTGFFLSSFQKWREEVLLKGAAPPVVRVIWGAGRARLQRMVEVAAYCVETVAVKAVLGPALTSPRLSPSSLMLAPC; this is encoded by the coding sequence ATGGACAAGGAAACCCGTAGCGCCATCGAGCGGGCCACGCAGAAGGCTCGCCGAATTCTCGAGACCGACTTCGCCGAGCAGCTGGAGGGGACCTTCGAGGTCCTCCTGAGCGGTGTCGTCGCCCCGCGGGGTGGGGCGCACCTCTCACCCCGGCAGCACGCGGTGAGGGAGCGGATCGTCGCCTCGGTCGAGCACAGGCGGGCGGCGGGGGAGAAGCCCGCCGAGGCCATCGCCTCATATCTGCGCGACGCCGCGTTCACCGCGCTCAACCGGTTTGCAGCACTCGAGATGATCGAGGCCCGCGGCCTCGCCCAGGAGTGCGTCCGCAAGGGCGAGCAGTCGAGCGGCTACCGGGAGTTCATCGGCCTCGCCCCCGGGGTCGCGCTCCTCCCGGGCGGGGACGGATACCGCCTCTACCTCGAGTGCCTCTTCGACGAGCTCTCCACCGAGGTCAAGGTCCTCTTCGACCGCCGTGACCCCGCCTCGGCCCTCTGGCCGCGCCGGGCTGCGTTCGAGGAGCTGCTCGGCGTCCTCAACGCCCCCGAGCTCGCCGCCGTCTGGGGCGAGGACGAGACGATCGGCTGGGTCTACCAGTACTTCAACAGCGGCGACGAGCGGCGCGCCATGCGCGACGCCTCGCAGGCCCCGCGCAACAGCCGCGAGCTGGCCGTCCGCAACCAGTTCTTCACGCCGCGCTACGTCGTCCGTTTCCTCACCGAGAACACCCTCGCCCGCATCTGGATCGAGATGATGGGCGACGGGGACGGAGCCAGCCGGATCGCCGACCGGTGCGAATTCCTCGTCCGCGATGCCGAGAGCCGTGGCCCCCGGGCGAAGAAGGACCCGCGCGACCTGAAGCTCCTCGACCCGGCCTGCGGCTCGGGGCATTTCCTCCTCTACTCGTTCGACCTGTTCCTCGCGATCTACGAGGAGGCCTGGGCCGACCCCACCGCCGCGGCCTCCGCCACGACGGGCCGGACGCTCCGCGCCGACTACCCCGACCTCGCGGCCCTGCGCCGAGCAGCCCCCGCGCTCATCCTCGAGCAGAACCTCCACGGCGTCGACATCGATCCCCGCTGCGCCCAGATCGCCGCCCTCGCCCTCTGGCTCCGCGCGCAGCGGGCGTGGAAGGACGCAGGCCTCCCGGCCAGCCAGCGGCCTCGGATCACGAAGACGAACATCGTCGTCGCCGAGCCGATGCCGGGCGACGCCCGCCTCGTCGAGGAGTTCGCCGCGACACTGAACCCGCCGCTCCTCGGGACGCTCTTCCGGAAGATGGTCGCCGAGATGCGCCTCGCGGGAGAGCTGGGGACGCTCCTCAAGGTTGAGACGCTGCTCGCGGACGAGATCCGGAAGACGAACGTCGAGTACAACCGGCAGAAGAAGACGACCGGTTACCTGCCAGGATTCGAGCCGCCGCCGACCCAGGGGGAGCTCGACTTTTCGCAGATCGACGACGAGACCTTCTTCGACCGAGCCGAGGAGCTGCTCCTCGCAGCGCTCCGAAGATTCACCGAGTCGGCCGCAGGAGCTGTCGGCGTGCGGAGGCGGCTCTTCGCCGGCGACGCCGCGCAGGGGATCGCGCTGATCGAGCTGGTGAGGACGAAGTTCGACGTGGTGCTGATGAATCCGCCGTTCGGGGCGTGCGGGATGGGGGCGAAGAAAGAGTTCGAGAAGGCGTATCCCAGGACGAAGAACGACCTGTACGCGGCGTTCGTCGAGCGGGGCGTGGAGCTGCTACACAAGCGGGGGATGCTGGGGGCGATCACCTCGCGGACGGGGTTCTTCCTGTCGAGCTTTCAGAAGTGGCGGGAGGAGGTGCTGTTGAAAGGAGCAGCGCCGCCGGTCGTGCGCGTGATCTGGGGTGCAGGGCGTGCTCGACTTCAGCGGATGGTTGAGGTGGCGGCGTACTGTGTGGAGACGGTGGCAGTGAAAGCCGTTCTTGGGCCGGCGCTGACGTCTCCCCGGTTATCTCCTTCTTCCTTGATGCTCGCGCCATGTTGA
- a CDS encoding DUF1788 domain-containing protein, which yields MSDLEQRIKTVLEPILELPDPRTRLSAYHDMPYAIFRYDPEEELEMRRLVSLLGTRLAQKGKRVSRISLAECLDEALRSQNPLEDWIRAEREQGPPTLVDTIHEVLSSYAPLVDLVAARMPAEPDPLRDVVFLLRTGALFPVYRTFSLLEQLKGRVQVPAILFYPGTLDGAAGLRFMGVLDAEHNYRPKIL from the coding sequence ATGAGCGACCTCGAACAGCGCATCAAGACCGTCCTCGAGCCGATCCTGGAGCTCCCGGACCCGCGGACCCGCCTCAGCGCCTACCACGACATGCCGTACGCCATCTTCCGGTACGACCCGGAAGAGGAGCTCGAGATGCGCCGCCTGGTGAGCCTCCTGGGGACCCGTCTCGCCCAGAAGGGGAAGCGCGTCTCGCGGATCTCCCTGGCCGAGTGCCTCGACGAGGCCCTTCGCTCGCAGAACCCGCTCGAAGACTGGATCCGTGCCGAGCGCGAGCAGGGGCCCCCGACGCTCGTCGACACCATCCACGAGGTTCTCTCCTCGTACGCCCCGCTCGTCGACCTCGTCGCCGCGCGGATGCCGGCCGAGCCCGACCCGCTCCGTGACGTCGTCTTCCTACTCCGCACGGGCGCCCTCTTTCCCGTATACCGCACGTTCTCGCTCCTCGAGCAGCTGAAGGGCCGCGTCCAAGTCCCGGCGATCCTCTTCTACCCGGGGACGCTCGATGGCGCTGCCGGCCTTCGCTTCATGGGCGTCCTGGACGCCGAGCACAACTACCGCCCGAAGATCCTCTGA
- a CDS encoding DUF4276 family protein, with translation MLPRLLPADVGVYYLVFEGKQDLEGQLVRKIRGWQRPDASFVVLRDQDAADCHVVKAGLAKLVAQSGREPVLVRVACKELEAWVVGDWPAVSKAFNRPQLASQATKATYRDPDQLVRPVESLRKFLPEYQKRAGARKMGKLLDPERNHSKSFQVFCAGIRKVAGQAEGTSKQDLRR, from the coding sequence CTGCTGCCGAGGCTGCTCCCCGCGGACGTCGGGGTCTACTACCTGGTATTCGAGGGAAAACAGGACCTGGAGGGGCAGCTCGTTCGAAAGATCCGTGGGTGGCAGAGGCCGGATGCATCGTTCGTCGTGCTTCGCGATCAGGACGCTGCGGACTGCCATGTGGTGAAGGCCGGCCTGGCGAAGCTGGTGGCACAGAGTGGTCGAGAGCCGGTTCTCGTACGCGTGGCGTGCAAAGAACTGGAGGCCTGGGTAGTCGGTGACTGGCCTGCGGTGTCGAAGGCTTTCAACCGACCGCAGCTCGCCTCCCAGGCGACGAAGGCGACCTATCGGGATCCCGATCAACTCGTGCGCCCCGTGGAGTCCCTCCGGAAGTTCCTCCCCGAGTATCAGAAGCGTGCGGGAGCTCGAAAGATGGGTAAGCTGCTCGATCCGGAACGCAACCACTCGAAGAGCTTTCAGGTGTTCTGCGCGGGCATCCGGAAGGTCGCTGGGCAGGCCGAGGGAACCTCGAAACAGGACCTGCGCCGTTGA